GTATGAATACACAGTATGTACTGTGAGTTCCATGGAGGGAAATATCACCAGACTTCTTAGAAGTTATGAATCAAGCCAAAGCAGCCATTTCTTTTAAGATTGGTGAACGTCTTATCTGTTTCAAGGGTTATTCACAGAACTACTTTTCCCCGTTTCTTGGGGGTCACTATTTGGTTTACATCGTACCAAAGAACAAATGGCTTGCTGAAAATTGTCCCCAATCACAGCATAAAGCAAAAGGTTGCCAAAGGTATTTAAGGCTGCCAATGGCCGAGAGACGATATAAGCGACGTGAATCTGATTCTCCAAGTGGCAACTAATTAAAAGGAGACGGGATTCAATCCGGATAACCCTCAAGACATGAAAGGGCAGAAAACATACGTAGAAAACAACGAGGAGGAGGATGGCCAGTCTCCGCGCTTTCTGCTTCTGAGAGCTCCGGGTATGAGGTCCTCGAGCGAGGTTGTAGATGATCATCATGTAGCAAATGGTCACAACCACTAAAGGTAAGCAGAAGGTGACCACCGTCAGAACCACGTTATACCACTTGATGGCGTTGAGATCATCGGAGCTGGTGAGATCAAGGCAAGTGGACCTATTCTTCTTCTGAGCTGACGTGATCAGGAAGGACATGGGAACCACCACCACCAAGGCGGTGATCCATACGGCTGTACAGGCAACCACGGCCCATCTGGTTTTATGAATGGAAAAGCAGCTCATGGGGTGGATGATGACAAAGTATCGGAAGATGCTGAAACAGGTCAGGAAGAGGATGCTGCTATACAAGTTGAAATGGAAGCCAAAGCGGATGAACTTGCACATGAAGTCACCAAAGATCCAGTCTTCATCGTTGGCATAGTAATGGATCAAGAAAGGAAGGCTGGTCAAATACAACAAGTCCGTGAAGGCCAGGTTCAACATAATGATGGTACTGCTTTTCCAGGGCCTCATCTTGAAAATGTAAGTGGAGATGGCTAATGCGTTCCCCGGGAAACCCACCAGAAAGATGATGCTGTAAATTATAGGGAGGTAGTGTTTCTTGAGCAAGATTTTTTCCTCTGTGCAGTTTCCAAAAGCAGCTGGATAATTATGTGTATCAGAAGTATTAGATAAATTATTCAGTTCTTTATTCATGGTTGTCTTCTTTCATCTTTTAGgaaaataacatatttatttagtcaaacaataaaatatattggaaagCAATTccctgggaaaaggaaaaaataaaaggaagaatttaagaacCCACATTAATGAGACgataatgaaaacaatgatcCGCTTTTAAACTAACATTGCTCAAACAGCATAAATATTACTAATTATTTCTCCTTAGTCTCAAAGGAGATTCTATAGAAAAGCTGTTGAGTTTGTAAGAAAATGATAGAGGCATGGATACTAATATtcaatttagaataaaaatatctGAAATAATAAGAATGGAGATTAAGTCACCAgcaacattaatttaaaaattattctcagaTATTCAAAAGGGactacattcattcattcaataaatatttattaaatgcctctatgtcaggcattgtattaagcactgaggacacaaaaagagacaaaacacaggctctgccttcaaggagcttacaatgttCTCATTAATGGGGAATGCTTGCCAATAACATAGATTATAATTTATCTCTGCCTGATTCATCTGGTACAACTATTACAAATACTAAATCAGAAAATTAGTCATATTAAAATACTAAAATGAGAGGTTGGGGAAATAATGTATGTCTTTGAAGGGCATCCTAGAttctttgccttaaaaaaaagcaTTGGTCACATAATAACAATCTTTATTATGATGAGATTTGAAAAGAATATGCCAATAAAGTAAATGGAACTAATTATAGGTAAGATTCACGTTAAATAAAGAAAAGTGTAATAATTGGCAGAAATCCTATTTACTTGGAAAAGCACAGAAGCTGCtttcagagaacctgggttcaaatcctcctgGCTCTGCCAATTGTAACCCCATGTGACCTCTGACAAGTTATTACCCTTCTCTGTGCCAgttctttctgtaaaatgatgggtctagatattattatctctaagtttccttttaattctagatTCCAAAGATAATATGTTTAAAGAAATTAAGTCCTAAATAGAAAGTCTCCTTTTTAactttaacaagtatttatttaaaaggtATTTGTAATTAGTTCAGTTCTTTGCTAATGTTTGAATTTGTTCTCTAACCAGGTCAAATATTCCCCCTATAATCTATCATATTCATTTACAAGGCAAAACCTCTTTTTTCATATAAAGTAAAAAGATACTTTAGGCTAGTTCAAATTATCTTATATTCCACATGGGCAGACTCTTAATTTAATGAGATTTCACTCATGTATTACCTCCTgatccttttactttttttttttagatatgaccttaagaaagacagacagacagacagatagatagatagatagacagacagatagacagatgtaCAGactg
The DNA window shown above is from Gracilinanus agilis isolate LMUSP501 unplaced genomic scaffold, AgileGrace unplaced_scaffold47755, whole genome shotgun sequence and carries:
- the OXGR1 gene encoding 2-oxoglutarate receptor 1 gives rise to the protein MNKELNNLSNTSDTHNYPAAFGNCTEEKILLKKHYLPIIYSIIFLVGFPGNALAISTYIFKMRPWKSSTIIMLNLAFTDLLYLTSLPFLIHYYANDEDWIFGDFMCKFIRFGFHFNLYSSILFLTCFSIFRYFVIIHPMSCFSIHKTRWAVVACTAVWITALVVVVPMSFLITSAQKKNRSTCLDLTSSDDLNAIKWYNVVLTVVTFCLPLVVVTICYMMIIYNLARGPHTRSSQKQKARRLAILLLVVFYVCFLPFHVLRVIRIESRLLLISCHLENQIHVAYIVSRPLAALNTFGNLLLYAVIGDNFQQAICSLVRCKPNSDPQETGKSSSVNNP